A single window of Ischnura elegans chromosome 8, ioIscEleg1.1, whole genome shotgun sequence DNA harbors:
- the LOC124163578 gene encoding two pore potassium channel protein sup-9-like — protein sequence MKKQNVRTLSLIVCTFTYLLVGAAVFDALESETEKRRFEALQAIEKVVIRKYNISEEDFRVMETVVLKTEPHKAGRQWKFAGAFYYATTVLTTIGYGHSTPNTVGGKLFTMCYAAVGIPLGLVMFQSIGERLNRFSSVVVRGVKRLLGCQDDRASDTNLICVVTTLSTLTIAGGAAAFSEYEGWTYFDSVYYCFVTLTTIGFGDMVALQKDSALESKPEYVAFALIFILFGLAVVAASLNLLVLRFVTMNTEDERRDEAEALQAAQGAVRLEGDVITANGSILSGRGCPLGMVTASVGEGMVGINNPNSLAVDEDVASICSCSCTCCGLGNVGGGSGVGGGGQKGQRDGPPSRAKGGVRKARRRMQREGKQARGRARHYTVRRSPGAIAHLLLPLQSQHLGQVGKEGRADTDDDDDDEEDGEEGEGMNLGDEDEESGDEDEEDCDLVLSDEDDYFEDVDEVDEEEEVDCCDEEVDSIRLRPRARRRLLKHNVEDGESPPPPLPLCKERILVPRSSI from the exons CTATTGAAAAGGTGGTGATTCGCAAGTACAACATCTCAGAGGAGGACTTTCGCGTGATGGAGACTGTTGTGCTCAAAACAGAACCTCATAAGGCTGGGCGGCAGTGGAAATTTGCTGGTGCTTTTTACTATGCCACAACTGTATTGACCACAATAG GATACGGTCATTCAACACCCAACACTGTTGGAGGGAAATTATTCACCATGTGTTATGCGGCTGTGGGGATACCTTTGGGCCTGGTTATGTTCCAGAGCATTGGTGAAAGGCTTAACAG ATTTTCCTCAGTGGTCGTCAGGGGGGTGAAGAGGTTACTAGGCTGTCAAGATGACCGAGCCTCAGACACCAACCTCATATGTGTTGTTACAACTTTAAGCACCCTTACAATAGCTGGAGGAGCTGCTGCCTTCTCTGAGTATGAAGGGTGGACATATTTTGACTCA GTGTACTATTGCTTCGTCACGTTAACAACTATTGGGTTTGGTGATATGGTGGCCCTCCAAAAGGACAGTGCTCTGGAATCAAAACCCGAATACGTGGCATTTGccttaattttcattcttttcggATTGGCCGTGGTTGCTGCGTCACTCAACCTTCTGGTTCTACGTTTTGTCACAATGAACACCGAAGATGAAAGGAGGGATGAAGCAGAAGCACTTCAG GCAGCTCAGGGTGCAGTTCGTCTGGAGGGCGATGTCATCACGGCAAACGGGTCAATATTGAGCGGGAGGGGATGTCCTCTGGGCATGGTGACGGCCTCGGTGGGAGAGGGGATGGTGGGCATCAACAACCCCAACAGCCTGGCAGTCGACGAGGATGTGGCATCAATCTGCAGCTGCTCGTGCACTTGTTGCGGCCTGGGGAACGTGGGCGGGGGCAGTGGGGTGGGCGGAGGGGGGCAGAAGGGCCAACGAGATGGTCCCCCCAGCCGAGCAAAAGGCGGAGTGAGGAAAGCAAGGCGGCGCATGCAGAGGGAAGGGAAGCAG GCCCGAGGTCGTGCCAGGCACTATACAGTCCGTCGTTCTCCAGGAGCAATAGCCCACTTATTGCTACCCCTGCAGTCCCAACACCTCGGGCAGGTCGGGAAGGAGGGACGAGCGGACACGGACGACGACGACGATGACGAGGAAgacggagaggagggggagggcATGAACTTGGGAGACGAAGACGAGGAATCAGGAGACGAGGATGAAGAAGATTGTGATCTAGTGCTCTCAGATGAGGATGATTATTTTGAGGATGTGGacgaagtggacgaagaggaggaagtGGACTGTTGTGACGAGGAAGTGGACAGCATAAGGCTGAGGCCTAGGGCGAGGCGAAGGCTCTTGAAACACAATGTGGAGGACGGTGAGAGCCCCCCGCCTCCCCTGCCCCTGTGCAAAGAACGTATTCTGGTGCCAAGATCGTCCATATGA